In one window of Miscanthus floridulus cultivar M001 chromosome 12, ASM1932011v1, whole genome shotgun sequence DNA:
- the LOC136496116 gene encoding putative FBD-associated F-box protein At5g56390, translated as MGWRSRSKRRRGASADLISGLCDNVLLRILEMLPDAGDAVRTGALSRRWRGLWTRASSLTFDSSSRRKFKSASRDKRFLDFVHNAPAQRAKTDAALDLEHLAISFAIMSPADLQAIKPLVLRSADAAQEWIRQRQGVVPARATHINLNDLPSSAKLEIMHWELGGVRLQLPAAAVFASLMDLSLENIDLGVGSGQG; from the exons ATGGGCTGGCGCAGCAGGTCGAAGCGACGGCGAGGGGCGTCTGCCGACCTGATCAGCGGCCTCTGCGACAACGTGCTCCTGCGCATCCTTGAGATGCTGCCGGACGCGGGGGACGCGGTGCGCACAGGCGCGCTCTCGCGGCGCTGGCGCGGCCTCTGGACGCGCGCCAGCTCCCTCACCTTCGACTCCAGCAGCAGGCGGAAATTTAAAAGCGCCAGCAGAGACAAAAGGTTCCTCGACTTCGTCCACAACGCCCCCGCCCAGCGCGCCAAGACGGATGCCGCCCTCGACCTCGAGCACCTGGCGATCTCGTTCGCCATCATGTCTCCTGCCGACTTACAGGCAATTAAACCGCTGGTGCTGCGGTCCGCCGACGCTGCGCAGGAGTGGATTCG GCAACGTCAAGGAGTTGTACCAGCTAGAGCAACCCATATAAATCTCAACGATCTCCCTAGTTCAGCAAAGCTGGAGATTATGCATTGGGAACTGGGAGGCGTAAGGCTCCAGCTCCCCGCCGCTGCAGTATTCGCCTCGCTCATGGATCTCTCGCTTGAAAACATTGACCTTGGTGTTGGCAGTGGCCAGGGCTGA
- the LOC136496906 gene encoding probable glutathione S-transferase GSTF1: MTPVKVFGPAMSTNVARVLVCLEEVGAEYEVVNIDFEAKEHKSAEHLARNPFGQIPAFQDGDVVLFESRAISKYIIRKYKSAGEAADLLREGDLREAAMVDVWTEVEAHQYNPALSPVVYECLIYPAMRGVPTNQKVVDESLEKLRKVLDVYEARLSKHTYLAGDSVSFADLNHFPFTFYFMATPHASLFDSYPHVKAWWERLVARPSMKKLGATMAAAAAGIKQA, encoded by the exons ATGACGCCGGTGAAGGTGTTCGGGCCGGCGATGTCGACGAACGTAGCCCGGGTGCTGGTGTGTCTTGAGGAGGTGGGCGCCGAGTACGAGGTCGTCAACATCGACTTCGAAGCCAAGGAGCACAAGAGTGCCGAGCACCTCGCCAGAAAC CCGTTTGGCCAAATCCCGGCGTTCCAGGACGGTGATGTCGTGCTCTTCG AGTCCCGAGCCATCTCAAAGTACATCATCCGCAAGTACAAGTCAGCCGGCGAGGCCGCCGACCTCCTGCGCGAAGGGGACCTCAGGGAGGCGGCCATGGTGGACGTGTGGACGGAAGTGGAGGCGCACCAGTACAACCCGGCGCTGTCGCCCGTGGTTTACGAGTGCCTCATCTACCCGGCCATGCGCGGCGTCCCCACCAACCAGAAGGTGGTGGACGAGAGCCTGGAGAAGCTCAGGAAGGTGCTCGACGTCTACGAGGCGCGCCTGTCCAAGCACACCTATCTGGCAGGGGACTCCGTCAGCTTCGCGGACCTGAACCACTTCCCTTTCACCTTCTACTTCATGGCGACGCCGCACGCGTCGCTCTTCGACTCGTACCCGCACGTCAAGGCGTGGTGGGAGAGGCTCGTGGCGAGGCCGTCCATGAAGAAGCTCGGCGCCACCatggctgctgctgccgccggtaTCAAGCAGGCTTGA
- the LOC136496117 gene encoding secreted RxLR effector protein 161-like encodes MEERLKLTKASTMVKVDATLYRSIVGSLHYLVHTRPDIAFVVDYISRFMEDPKEDHWAAVKRLLRYVKGTVDHGIIFPKTSESRLQLTVFSDTDMAGDIDGRRSISSVLIFLGSAPISWLSLK; translated from the coding sequence ATGGAGGAACggttgaagctgacgaaggccagcaccatgGTAAAGGTGGATgcgacactctaccggagcatcgtcggcagtctacactacctagtccacacgaggccggacattgcgtttgtCGTGGACTacatcagtcgcttcatggaggatcctaaagaggatcactgggctgcggtgaagcggctactacgctacgtcaaagggacggtagatcatgggatcatcttcccaaagaccagCGAGAGTAGGTTGCAGCTTACTGTGTTTAGCGatacagacatggcgggggacatcgacgggcgACGGAGCATCTCTAGCGTGctcatcttcctcgggtcggccccaatttcatggttgtcgctgaaatag